A segment of the Manis javanica isolate MJ-LG chromosome 10, MJ_LKY, whole genome shotgun sequence genome:
AGGCAGCCTCCACAACACAGAAGGACCCAGCCCAAAATTTCAAGGTGTCATGGTTGAACACCCTGCTCCACACGGTGCTGAGACCTTGACCCAAAATACCATGTAGTAAAAAAATAATGTGTGGTAAATAATCTGTGTTCTGGAGGAGGCAAGAGTCTGGTCTGCCACGGTGGTCAGGGAGCTCAGGGAAGGCTCCCACCAGAGGTGCCCCCAGAGTCCGGTGTGGGAGAGCAGGCACCACCGGGGAAGGAAGGACCTTGCAGGGGGGAGAGAGACTCGCCTTAGCAAAGGTTGGAAGCTGAGAGGTTTAAAGGGTGTTTCAGGATCAGCCAGAGAAGAGCATAGCGTTCCTGAGGGCTGCTCTTTCCCACACCTGCCTGATGTAACGATCACCTAAGACGTTTGTTAGGAATACTAGCCAAGTAACCTTGGAAAAGTTGCTTAGGACCCCCATTTTCTCATACTTAAAAAAGGGAAGAACAACATAGTCCTGTCTCATTGGGTGGTTGCAAGCAGTAAAGTAATTCATCCTCTTCACAGATCCCCCAGCGTCCCGCCCAGGGCAGAGGCTCATGAAGTATTTGCCAAGGGGATTAGCTCCTTTAGTTGATGTGTGAGGCACTTGGACAGAAGGCAGTGACATGGGGAAGGAGTCACAGAAACAGCCTGGAGAAGGCTGGCACGCAGCCCCGACAAGGACTCCCCGGGGGGCATTACCCGTCCAGAGCTGCCCAGGCTGTCCTCGTCCGACTCGTACCTCCGGCTGCCGTTTGAGTGGCCCtggtggaggcagagagcagTGATCCAAACAGCCGCCCTTCCTCCCGGGAACCTCCTCCTGGGAGCTGGTCCAGCACCCCCCTCACCCCTGCCAGGGGACCCTCCTCCTAGGGGACAGGCCAGGCCCCCCAGGGAAGCTGGAACTCTTGTCTGCCAAGCAGAGAGGATCCTGGGTCACAGGCAGGGCCCACGTGCGGTGTGGCCACAGCCTTCCCCTCATGGATGGAACTGCCTCAAAGGCAAGAATCCCAGCAGACAAGTGCCAAGAAAAGGACCAAGTCCTTCCTCTGGCCAAAGCTCCCACCACATGTCTTTATTCCCAGGAACAAAGCTGAGAGCAGAGGGCTCCTGGCAAGACTGGCCTTGATGCCCAGACTCAACTTTCAGCATGTGGCACAACCTCCACATGGCTGACACCCTCCAGGGTGCTGTTGGGAGCTTCTGAGACAGCCCTCCCACCTACACCTGCTCCATCCCCACCCGCTCCACAGCATCCCCGAGGTTCCAACGTCACCAAGAGTTGCCATGTCTAATTGCCCAAACTTGTCCCCTTACTAAACTTACTAGTCCACATCACCCTCTTTTACCTTCTGCCCTGCATTCATCTGAAATGATCTGATGCATTAATTTACTTGTTATGCATTCATGACCCACTCACATTCCCCTGACCTCTCTGCCCTCCAAGACAAGGCAACAGGAAACTCTGGTCTTGTTTCCTGGGGGTTCCTTACGTGTTCTCGGAGCTCTGGATCATCCAGCTCACCCCTCTTCTCACTGGGGTATCCGCTGTCCCCACTGTTCTCAGAGTCCTGTGGAGAGAAGATGGCCCTAGAGTCTCAGTGGGCCTCTTGAGTACCTGGTGGTGGTGATTTCTAGACTTCCCAgtcatttgctttctcttttgtCCTCTCATCTCACTTGaagttctcttcctcctgccctctggctggGTGACAAGGGAGCAGTATAAAAGTAGCAGCACAGAGCTTGGGCTCTGCAGCCAGACTGTTGGGGCTCAGATCCAAGCTCTGTGACTGCAAGTCATACCCTGGAGCTCCAGGTAGCCTGCTGTTTGCACCCCACCCACCGCATGACCTTGGGCTCCTCGTCACACCCTCTGGACTCACCCCCAAGCTGAGTGACAGAGAGCCTGGCTCAAACTCCAGCTGTGCATGCCCCAGCTCTGAGACCCTGGGTGAGGCAGCCAACTTctcccattttcctcatctgagaaatgggagGAATACTCACTTCAAGGTGGAGAAGAGAAGCAAAGGGCAGCAGAACAGAGGGCAGGGTTGAAGCCagaggcctgggtttgaatcctgactcctTCATGGAGTGATTGTGAGTGAGTGGCTTTCTGTGCCACAGTGTCCCTATCTCTGAATCAGGGATAAAGAGAACACTGCCCAAGCATGTTTATTGTTAGGGAAGAGAAGCCGGTAAAAGAGGGAAATTTTCTCCATGCTAATTTTTTGTACCTTTCCAACCAGGAGAATGCATGACCtaatctgaaattttaaaatttatctgaatttgagaataaaatctactagaaaaggaataaaaaactaTCTCAAAGGTTATTGAGAGGATCAAATGAAGCCTACCTATCAAGCCCTTAAAACAATGTCCACCCATAGTGATGATTCCATGTGttgtcaattatttttattttgttcttccaCTCCAGCAAAGCAGTCAAAAGTGAATTTGAACTTTTGGAGCAATCTGAGGGGGCAGCTTACAGTACATTTGTGGTCTGTACAAGTGTGACATTTCTgccaagtctttaaaaaaaaattcctgtgcgTTTTTAATTTGACACCATAATTTATGTTTGCCTGAATGCAAATATGATACCTTTGGTTTCTTACCACTGAGTCACCCAGAGGCTGCAGGAAAGCTGTCCTGTTTATCTAACCTGAGAGCGTGACAGCTGACTGTGACATAAATTACACGTCCGAAACTCagcacagccccctccccataAGACAGCTGACCACACATATGTGGCCAAACCACCCCGGGCTGGGCCCAGCATTCACCAGAAGGTTGCCCTGCTGCTGATCTGGATTCCCTCTTCTCTTACTATGTCCAGGAGCTGGAATGCACCCAGCTCTTCGCAGGGGAAACCTGTGCCTTGGGCAGGAGGCTGATTCATCTGTATGCCCCCATGTCCTCCTGGTAGAGCCCAGAGCAGACCTGGGCTGCCCCTCTCTGAACTGGAGGATTCACCCTCCGTCCCCACTGGGAGTGAGTCcgctcctcccagccctgctccctcgGCCCCTCTCCACTCACCCGATGGTTGTCCAGATGGTCATGGTCTCGGGGTGTCATGTTATCGTCGCTGAACACGGGCCAGTCTAGGCAGGGAGAAAATGGAGACAACGCACTGGCTCCATGGCTGGAATGGTTTACAAAACAAACCTACACTCTAGAGCTAACTGCACCCgcctttcaaaaaaatttttaaaggtaggTTCAAAAATGGGAGAAGAATATGGTCAGCATCTAGAGGGCTACAGTTCTTCCTGGAAAACTTGCTCAGAGCCTGCCACTTGCCAGCTATGGGGTCCTGAGCAAGTGGCTGAACCTCTGTGCCTCCTCAGGATTGTCACagtaaaaatatgtgtgtgtaatgTGCTTGAAGCACATGGGCTTGGGCCACGGCCAGACGTCAGCGAGGTGCAGTTTTGCAGGAGGAAAAGCCATTGGTATATTCAGGACCCAACAAGTAGCTACAAGTGAAGGGAGACTCAGGTGACTTGAAAACCAACCATCTCCTGGTAGTTCccagtctctctctcctgccccagctCCTGCTAGCCAGATCTGGCTTGTCTCCTTTTTTATATGACTTTTCAGAACagactttacatttttaaatggttgaaaaaaaacaacaaaagagtACTATTCTGTGATGTGACAAAaccatgaaatttaaaattcaatgtCCATAAACAgacttttattggaacacagccacacctatTTGCTTaagtattgtctatggctgtgtTCCTGCTGCAAATGTAAAGACCACATAGCccgcaaagtctaaaatatttactgtctggccttttaagaaaaagtttgtcTGCTCCTGCTCCAGATGGTTCCCAAGGCCTTCCAATGGAGTTGTCTAAAAGGCTTCTTTTAACGTTAAAATCCTCTTCTCCTGCTCCCCTCCATCAGCTGAATAAATGGCCACACTGTCCTATTCCTCAGACCTCCACGTTGGTGTCAGCCCTGCCTCCCCTCTTTCCTGCAGACCCCAGAGTCCACATCATCAGCAGATTCTGTCACTTCCGCTTCAGGGAGGATGATGTCATGCTTCTCCTCCCACCTATTCACATGCAATCTCTTTCCTCATGTTGAACAAACCTCATATTCCTGCAACAACCTACTTGTCTATGACATTAATATTCTACTGGTTTTTGTTAATGCCTTATATAGAATTGCTGCATTGCATATTTACATGTGAGGTTGGGATATAgtttcttttttactgttttgtCAAATTTTGGTATAAGGGGTTTACTAGTTTCATAAAACACTAAAAAACGTTACCTTGTTTTTTACAATAGGGGAGGTTTCTATAGCATCGAAATgtgccttaaaaactttattaaaaagaaCTCACTCGTAATACCATCTGGGCCATGAATCTTTGTGGTTAGCATGTCCAATTTTCTAACATAAATGAGAGCCAAGTTAGTTCCGTTTCACCATGTTACCTGATGCCTGTCCCCTCCAGTCACAGTGACCAGGAACCAAACCATTACTCACAGAGTTGGTCCAGTTTCTGGCTGTGTGGTGTGGCCGaagatggggaggaggggagagagtcAGAGGTCACGTCGCTCATGTTCTCGTCTCCAGAGTTCTCTGAAAGGCGTAGGAGCAGGGGGGGCCGGCTCCCAGAAAAGGTCCTTACTCGGGGGCTCCCACACttttcctctgtccccctcaAGATGGTCTTGGCTGATTGCTGGAGAATTAACAAGAATTAACAGGCACCCTCTGAGGGGTGAAGTGCTCTTCCTGTGATGCCCCCAAGCTCTCTGAGCCAGAGGCTCCCATGCATGCCTGTTCAGGGACTGGCAGAGAATCTAAAAATAATCAGTGGGGATTTAACCCGAGGCCTCTAAAAGGAGCATATGGAACAGGAGCTCAAAGGCCCTGCCAGCCAGCATTCCCCCAAGTGCCAACCACACTTTATAGCCCCGAGCTGGCGACTACATGCCCGTATAGATCTAGGATTCCAAGCCAGTATTTGCCAACAATCTCTGTATCTGGTCCATGTAGTGGAGCTGGGGGTGGGATGGGCACATCCTGAGCACAGCAAGGTGCCTGAAGAGCCAGGTCCGCATCTAGCCCATCCATCTGCTGACACaccacataaacacacataccaCCATACCACATACCTCTCATCTCTACACACCTAGTCCCCTCACTCTGGTAAAAAATGGGTCAAGATCAAGCAGACCCCAGTTACTCTATTAGTGGGGACACTCAGGAGGGCCTGTGCACTGATTGAGGAGGGACAAGGAGTACAGATGGGACTGAGAGCCCTCTGACCCTGACTCTTGGTCAGGCATGGCAGGGTTTGGGTGGCCATCACAGGGAAGCACGGCTTGCTGGTCCTGGAAGCATAAGGGCCTGGCCACCCCAAGCAGCCCACCCTGGGCACCCACCAGCAGCTTGGTGTTCTGATTCACTGCATCCCTTTCTCTTGGCGAGAGGTCGAAGGGAGCGAGGCCCATGCTCTTGCAAATCCGGTTGCAGGCATGAGAATAGAAGAAGAGAGCCATCCCCCGGACACCTGTGGGCAAAGTGGGGGGGGGGTATCTGGAACATTGCTTTGCGACACAGTGGGGCAGTGGCGGGGCCGGAGTAAAACACACTGGAGTGGCAGGGGGCAGACGTCCCAGGCTCCTATCTCAGTCTTGGGAAGGCTGATTCACTATCTCGGCCTGTTTTCGCAGGTGTACAAAGAGCTTGGAGGTTTGGGGTCAGGGACCTCCACGGAAACACGCTGGCTCCCTCCACCTACCCAGGTTGCCATCTCCAAAGTCCGTGCCCTTCTCAGTGTGGATCTGTGGGTCGGTGTAGAGGTCGCCCACACCCTGGATGTCCACCACAATCAGCTGATGGCCGGAACGCTCAAATGTGAAGTGGCTGAAGGCCTGTGAGGGAAGAGAAAGCTGACTGCAGGAGACCAGACTGCGGGCTCCTGAACTGGCTAGCCACTGCACTGAGGTGACACCCTGACTCTGCTCACAGTGGGGGCCTTCTCTGCAGGGAGGGGTTGTTTAGAGGAAATGACAGAGGAAGCGGCTCTGTGTAGTTTGGCAGGGGCCTGAGGTCGCTGACAAGTGGCCCGTTACAGAATCTCCTTCAGGTCGTCATCCCCACGAGGGCCTCACCTGTGGTGTCAGGCGCATGTTGTCATCACGGACAAAACCTGAGTTGGAGTTGTacttgatgtacttgccctcaatATAGTGCTCCAGGTGGAAGAGGGGCTGGCCAGGCCTCTCCTTCAGCTCCACGACGCACATCTGCATGATGTCCACCTGGTGGGTGGGGAGCGGGTCAGGTGGAAGGCAGGCCCGCTGCCCTCTCCTCTGATAAGCTGAGCAGAAGGGTGGGGAGGTAGCAACCTGCCAGGGCCTATCCCAGCTCTATCACTCACTAGCTTTCTGTGGCAGAAACTGCTGTTCCCAGAATCCattctccccttttcctttgaGAATGAAAACCCCTGCTATGGCCTGAATGTGTCCTTCCAAAAATTCGTATGTCGAAATGCTAGCCCTCAAAGGTGCTGGTATTAggtggtggggcctttgggaagtgatgaggtcatgaggagGAGACCTGATAAATGGGATCAACTCCCTTATAGCAGagccccacagagctccctagcCCCTtgcaccatgtgaggacacggtCAGAAGGTGCTGGTTATGAACCAGGAAGAGGCAGTTATATTGGcatcttgaccttggacttcccagcctccagaactgtgagaaataaatttctgttgtttaagccacccagtctggaccattttgttagagcagcccgaATGGCCTAAGATCGCCACCATCCCTGAGTCTGGGCAGGATTCACAGCCGTCCAGTAGGGATGACACTGCTCAGCTTCCCTGGCAGGTAGAAGCGGCCATGTGACTAAGCCAGGCCTTGGGGAAGGAGCAGCAGTGACGAGGTAACTcagcctgccctcccctcctctggcTTCCTGCGGCTGTGATGTGGACATCGCCAGCGGGCCAGACCAGGCACCCAGGGCAACCGCCGGGGGATGGAAGAGCAGCACAGCAGAGGAAACAGGTCTCTGGATGACTTACGGAGGCAAGACACCAGCCCACCCTGAGCCCCCCACCAAAGTGGGACTATCAGATGAGAAAGAAACTTTTTCATTAGCCCACACATTTGTGGATCTGTCTGCAGCTTTGCCCGTGCCTTTCACTAACACCATCCACGAATCTGGGCAAGTTATTTCACcagtctgggcctcagtttcctcatctgtggaatagAGATCTTGGTGTGAGCATGACATTGATTGATGCACAAGAGTCCATCAGTGTTTGCTGACATGATTGTCAGTAGACACAGTTCTAGTGTAACAGACACCAAGCTGTAAACAGTGGTTGTCTCCCAGCACTGGGGACTTACGGAGAACTTAGACATTCCGTACTGAATTGTTTTACCAAGTATGTGCTTAATTTTGTACACAGAAGGAAATGTGCAAGTACCATGGATGGTTTGTAAAGTGGGTAGCAAAGACCTTTACACAGGACTGCCCAGGCACCAGCCCTCCTCCATGCCAGCCACTGCGGAAGGAGCCAGCGCTGTTTCTCAGGGAAACCACCACCCCAGAGCTGTGTGGCTGAGTCACTAAGCAGGCAGATGACAGCTGCAGAGGCCAAAGGGGCCCAGAGCTGAGCTGAGAGCCGCCACACACTCAGCAAGTTCCAAGAACCGGCCTGAAGGGAAGGAGTGGCTGTTCTCCGGGCTCCCACTCTAAATGCTGGCTCCATCCCTACAAGGAAGCCCATGGGTCAGCCACCAGCTTGGCCAGAAGGTGGAGGGCATACTGGGTGAGGGGACAGCCAGCTCCTTCTCAAACAACCTCCTTTCTGTCCATCAATCCAATCTCATTATTTGCTGAGCACCCAGGCACTGGGAGACAGTGCTGAGTGGCTTGAGGCCAAGCAGAGTACACTGGTGCCTATAGGTGTTTGAGGTAACTGCTCTACACCTCTGTCCTGACTAACTGCACTGCTCAGCCCTCAAGCTATTTGAGCACCCTCTGGGTACAAGACAGTCAAAACCCACACCCTCAGAGGAGAGAGGCAATCAAAATACTAACTACGTACACAACAGTACTTATTGCTCCAAAAAACAGAAACCAGAACAGAATGACTTCTGACAGAGGGTGATGACAGCAAAGGGCTACTTCATTTAGAATGTCCTGGGGTGGCCTTGCTGAGCAGGTGACATATGAGCTGAGACCCGGACTGAGAGAAGGAGCTCCCCAAGCAAAAATGCAGGAGGTAAGTAATGCAGGCcggggtgggtggtgggtggggggcacagccagtgcaaaggtcctgaggcaggaacaaGCTTCGGGAGGAATAAAATGGAGGCCAGGATGGAGTGCAGCAAATTACTGAAGGGGTCACAGCCCTAAGGGTGGGGGCTGTGGCTTCCTATGATCTACCCCAAGTGCACTTAATCAAACCTCCTGCAAACAGCAGGCACTCACTAAATCCTGCTGGGCGCCTAGAGTGTGGCTCTCCAGGGCAGCCAGGAGACCTGCCTCATCATACCTTGAGGGGGGAGGGCTGAGCTGTGAATTCAGGAGAGGCAGAGGTGTAGAGCAGTTCCCTCAAATGCCTGCAGGCACCAGGACACTCTGCTTGGCCTGAGGCCACTCAACACCCTGGGGGTTGCAGTGAAGAAGCCAACAGGGTACAGGCTTGGAAAGCCTGAATCTGAGTCCTGGCTCCATCCTGCGTATCTGGGCAGGTCACTTAACGCCGTGGAGCCCTGGGCTTCCCAGGGGCAGACAGGTATGCATTCCCCTctccttctcctgccttttcTTGGGAGTCACAATTCTCAGCCTGCGTAGTCTGGGTGGGAGGAGCCATATTCCTGGCTCTCAGGGTGAGTGCAGGGGTCAGGCCTGCCCAGGCTGCATACTCCCCTACCCCACCACTGGATTCGGTTCAGCAGTATAGGCACCTGACCTCATCAGAGCCAAAGAAACCCAGTTCTGAGACTTCTACTGGAACTTCTGGGAAAAAAGGGCTGTTGAGAAGGGAGAAAGCGAGCCTGTAGCCGCTGGTGGCCCACATGCCATTCCAAGCAAGAACCTGCCTGAGAGTGAGGCAAACACAAGGTTAGGGCTGGAGGAAAATTCCCAACTACCTCAGGGTGGCCCTGGACCCAGCCATGCCTGTGGCCAGCAGTATTTCTTGGTCACATGTGGCACTACTTCCCTTTTTGGTTAAGCCCATTTGAGTGAGTTTCTGTCATATACAAGCAAAAATGCTGACTAATAGATCCCATCTATAAACGCAATAAAAACTTTCCAACCTCAAATAACCTGAGTTCTGTTTTTAAGGATAAACAATTCCTTGTACAGAGAGTACGCGGCCCGCTGGCTCAGTGAAGGATGGCTGTCGTTAGCTGCTGTTAAGAGCGTGAGGAGGGGCACCTGTGACCAGCACTACACTGCCCCTCTCCAGACCATCACCCGCTGCCCTGGTGTGGGAAGGTGGCCAGGGAGGGGTGTCACACACCTGCTTGGGGGGCTTGTGCCGATTATACTCCTCTCCCCAGAGCTTGGCCTCCATTTGCAGACGCACGTCTTCAAAGTACACATCCCTGTCCACAGACTCAATGTAGCGCTTTGCCACATAGTTGGAGGCCCCCTTCCACTGCTGGGTGTGTAGGAAGTTGGAGAGCTTCTTCCTGACAGGAGAGGCGCAGGGGGCCATCTGGGCATTTGGGTTTACCAGGGACCCAGCCTTGGGTCCTCaggacagggagatcccaccccACTGCATTCTTTGAAGAGCTGGGAAGGAGGCTTAAGGGTCAAAGGTCCTATGCCGTCTCTGTTGG
Coding sequences within it:
- the EEF2K gene encoding eukaryotic elongation factor 2 kinase isoform X2: MPDPWAEFHLEDVATECATRHRYNAVTGEWLEDEVLIKVASQPFGRGAMRECFRTKKLSNFLHTQQWKGASNYVAKRYIESVDRDVYFEDVRLQMEAKLWGEEYNRHKPPKQVDIMQMCVVELKERPGQPLFHLEHYIEGKYIKYNSNSGFVRDDNMRLTPQAFSHFTFERSGHQLIVVDIQGVGDLYTDPQIHTEKGTDFGDGNLGVRGMALFFYSHACNRICKSMGLAPFDLSPRERDAVNQNTKLLQSAKTILRGTEEKCGSPRVRTFSGSRPPLLLRLSENSGDENMSDVTSDSLPSSPSSATPHSQKLDQLYWPVFSDDNMTPRDHDHLDNHRDSENSGDSGYPSEKRGELDDPELREHGHSNGSRRYESDEDSLGSSGRVCVEKWNLFNSARLHLPRPSAVALEVQRLNALDLEKKIGKSILGKVHLAIVRYHEGGRFCKKDEEWDCESAVFHLEHAADLGELEAIVGLGLMYSQLPHHILADVSLQDTEENKTKGFDYLLKAAEAGDRQSMILVARAFDTGQNLSPDRSRNWPEALHWYNTALETTDCDEGGEYDGMQDEPRYTLLAREADMLFTGGCGLEKDPQRSGDLYTQAAEAAMEAMKGRLANQYYQQAEEAWAQMEE